The Rhinolophus sinicus isolate RSC01 linkage group LG17, ASM3656204v1, whole genome shotgun sequence DNA segment CCCCGTCCATTTGTCTGTGTCCAATGGTGAGTGTCTGCGGGGGAGGGGCAGTGTGCCACTCCTCACGTGGCGCTGGCTCCGGTGCGAGGGGCCACTGGGCCACTGCCATCCAGGCAGGAGAACGGGGCTCTCTTGCATCTCTGGAGCAGGTGGGGGCTGCGTGGCCCTTCGTGAGAGGTGCAGTCAAGTTTGCCTGAGCCCGaaggctccctcccctcctgccgcagcaaatacacatttctgtttgtttatgaGACTAGTTCTGAAGAGCAGAGGCTGCGAGGACCTGGGACACTGACAGATAAttgtggggtgagggggtgggggggcgagcAAAGCAGGAAGAGTGAGGGTCCCTGGGCAGGCTGCTGCAGCTGTGAAGATCCTCTAGGCTgaggcttctctgagcctcccatCAGAAGGTGGGTTCTGTCATTGTCCCAATAGTAGGACCGACCTCTGCTTGTCGTGGAGATCAGGACTGAATGACCGCATGTCATTAAAGGAAAGAGCAGCAGCTGAACAGAGCACTTAGTCAAAATTCTGTTACAAATATGTGCACCTGTGTCCTTAGGGGTCAATTAAGTGTCCCCCGCATACTTAAGGCTTTGACACAGGATAGAGAGATAACAGTGCTCTTCCTCGGGGCATAGGACTGGCTGCTGGGTGGGGGTGTGATGTCGTCGTCCGCTGCTGTTTGTGCTCAGAATTTAAAGGCCCTCACTCAGTGCTCAGACTAGCACTTATACACACATCATAGCCACACTCTGCGGTTTTTGGTTGGGCACAGACAGTGCGTGCCGATGAGACGTGGCCACAGGAGACAGTGGGCGCTGCTCGCAGCCCAGGGAGTGCCTCCCGGCTCTGGCTGGTCCCTGCAGAAGTCTTGCTGGGTGTGACACCTGTGATGGCACCGAGGGCAGGATAGTGCTATGTCGGCGTCCTGTGATGCCCGTGGTGATGTGTAGATGTGGGGTCATGCCAGGCACCTGGGGCTCCCCCCGGGGGGCATGTCAGGGAACTTTTCTGGGGGAGATATAGTCTAAGCCTAGGCCTGCAGGACGCGGTGAAGGGGTCTTCCTGGCTGAGGAAACAGCAGGTACAAGGGTCTGGGCTCCCAGCACGGCTCCCTAGGCGGGACTTGGCCTGTACAGGAgtggaaggtgtgtgtgtgggggtcaaggataggaggggcagaggctgaGACATGCTGGAAGGTAACGGGGCGGGTCTGGAAGGCCCTGAGCCGTCCTCAGCTGTTTAACCTGGATTCTGGTGGGCATTTGCCTTAGAGGCTGGGCCCACGTCTCCGCACCTTTGCCccccagggaggggaaggagagcagCTGGGCAGAGGAGACTGGGGGACCCAGGGCTGGACCTGCTCCTGGAGCCCTGCCGTCTGTGGTGACTGTCTAGATTGGCTCATCCTCCAAGTCCCCTACGCCGCGGTGTTCGAGGGCGACCCGCTGGTCCTGCGCTGCCGCGGCTGGTACGACAAGGCGGTCTACAAGCTGCACTACTACCGCGACGGCCAGGCCCTGCGCTACTTCCCCTCCAGCGCCAACTACACGCTGGCGCAGGCGCGCGCCAGCGACAGCGGGCTCTACCAGTGCTCCGGCACCATGCGCATCCCGGTGGAGAGCGCGCCCATGTTCTCCGCCAAGGTGGCGGTGACCGTGCAAGGTGGGGGAGGCCCAGGGCCCGGGGGGGCGGCGAAGAGCCTTGGGATTCTAGGTCGGGAGCCAGGTGGGGAAAGGGGGCGGAGGGTCACGTGGCGGATTCCTCTGCCAGACCACCCACAGACATCCCTGCTTCGTACTCTGTGGGGAACCCGGTTAGGGGGCAGCAGCAATGGTGGGGATCGCTGTGGGACTGGGGCGAGGCAGGCGCAGCGACCCCCTAGGTGGAGAACCCAAGCTGGGTGTCGGGCGGGCTGTGGTCCGGTGCCGCCCCTTTTAAGCCTTCCCTCCCTCGTGGCCCCGTTGCCCCGTTTCAGGAGCCTTTCCTCCTCCGCAGTTTTGGTCTCCTGGTGTCAAGGGGCCCGGCCGGCACCTTGGACAGCGGGTCGGGCTCCTGGGCCCCTGGCGCCGGCCTCACGTGCGTcctccgccccgcccctccccgcaGAGCTGTTCCCGGCGCCGGTGCTGAAGGTGGCGGGCCGCGCGGAGGCGGGCGGGGTGGTGGTGCGCTGCGACACGCGTGTGCACCCTCGCAAGCGCGCGGCGCCGCTGCAGTTCTCTTTCTACAAGTACAGCCGCGCCGTGCGCCGCTTCGACTGGGGCGCCGAGTACACGGTCCCCGCGCCCGAGGTCGACGAGCTGGAGTCGCACTGGTGCGAAGCGGCCACCGCCTCCCGCAGCGTTCGGAAACGCAGCGCGTGGCTGCAGCTCCGGGAGCCCGGTGAGTGCCCGCGCGCCCCGGGCTGCGCCCCTCCACCCGGTTCTCCCCGCCCTGCCTTCCCGGCCCTCCTCGCTCCCTCCCGGCCAGCCCGCCCCCAGCGCCCCCGAAGCGGTGGGACGACGCCTCCAGCCGCGCGCCCGGTGTTCGCAGGCTCGCCCACCGCCGCCCCCGGCCCGCAGGCCGCAGCCTTGGCGCCCGGGAACAGGCAGCTTTCCTTTCAAAAATCTCTGGTGTCCACGTCGGGCCTGTCGGTCACTTCCGTCCCTAACGCCACCTCAGTGGGGCTGCGGGTCCCCACCGGCAGAGTCGCCTCCGCAGCGCCAGCCGCCTGCGCTCCGCGGACGCCCCTGGAACAATCCCCGGGGTCCTTGAAACCCGACCTGGACCAGCTGCTCCGAGAAATGCGGCTGCTCAAGGGCCTTCTGAGCCGGGTACTCCTGGAGCTGAGGGACCCGCAGGCCTTCCCCGAGCGCGAGGCGACCCTCCACACCCCCCTTGCGCGCTCGGCT contains these protein-coding regions:
- the FCRLB gene encoding Fc receptor-like B isoform X2, with protein sequence MCVCAHMLGDGQPQRQAVLCLGDLRRKGLLRLENKAEGTQDRMPVEPFRCSREALPSRRLQHSPPSSFNSCFTVPSSGHAAALEKPTLSVHPPWTTIFKGERVTLRCDGYHPLVVALRPISTLWYLGHLLLPSHRRSIEVQTPGVYRCQTRGALVSDPVHLSVSNDWLILQVPYAAVFEGDPLVLRCRGWYDKAVYKLHYYRDGQALRYFPSSANYTLAQARASDSGLYQCSGTMRIPVESAPMFSAKVAVTVQELFPAPVLKVAGRAEAGGVVVRCDTRVHPRKRAAPLQFSFYKYSRAVRRFDWGAEYTVPAPEVDELESHWCEAATASRSVRKRSAWLQLREPGSPTAAPGPQAAALAPGNRQLSFQKSLVSTSGLSVTSVPNATSVGLRVPTGRVASAAPAACAPRTPLEQSPGSLKPDLDQLLREMRLLKGLLSRVLLELRDPQAFPEREATLHTPLARSAEVPGAAETSAAGS
- the FCRLB gene encoding Fc receptor-like B isoform X3, which encodes MWPLPLRGWVSRAGSWKQEFPETAPHPQTISAPLTVIPFSTSSPPHAAAALEKPTLSVHPPWTTIFKGERVTLRCDGYHPLVVALRPISTLWYLGHLLLPSHRRSIEVQTPGVYRCQTRGALVSDPVHLSVSNDWLILQVPYAAVFEGDPLVLRCRGWYDKAVYKLHYYRDGQALRYFPSSANYTLAQARASDSGLYQCSGTMRIPVESAPMFSAKVAVTVQELFPAPVLKVAGRAEAGGVVVRCDTRVHPRKRAAPLQFSFYKYSRAVRRFDWGAEYTVPAPEVDELESHWCEAATASRSVRKRSAWLQLREPGSPTAAPGPQAAALAPGNRQLSFQKSLVSTSGLSVTSVPNATSVGLRVPTGRVASAAPAACAPRTPLEQSPGSLKPDLDQLLREMRLLKGLLSRVLLELRDPQAFPEREATLHTPLARSAEVPGAAETLQTPSARSAEVPGAAETSAAGS
- the FCRLB gene encoding Fc receptor-like B isoform X1 translates to MCVCAHMLGDGQPQRQAVLCLGDLRRKGLLRLENKAEGTQDRMPVEPFRCSREALPSRRLQHSPPSSFNSCFTVPSSGHAAALEKPTLSVHPPWTTIFKGERVTLRCDGYHPLVVALRPISTLWYLGHLLLPSHRRSIEVQTPGVYRCQTRGALVSDPVHLSVSNDWLILQVPYAAVFEGDPLVLRCRGWYDKAVYKLHYYRDGQALRYFPSSANYTLAQARASDSGLYQCSGTMRIPVESAPMFSAKVAVTVQELFPAPVLKVAGRAEAGGVVVRCDTRVHPRKRAAPLQFSFYKYSRAVRRFDWGAEYTVPAPEVDELESHWCEAATASRSVRKRSAWLQLREPGSPTAAPGPQAAALAPGNRQLSFQKSLVSTSGLSVTSVPNATSVGLRVPTGRVASAAPAACAPRTPLEQSPGSLKPDLDQLLREMRLLKGLLSRVLLELRDPQAFPEREATLHTPLARSAEVPGAAETLQTPSARSAEVPGAAETSAAGS
- the FCRLB gene encoding Fc receptor-like B isoform X4 codes for the protein MQRPHRPAAASKPTMWVLAALLLLVPSSGHAAALEKPTLSVHPPWTTIFKGERVTLRCDGYHPLVVALRPISTLWYLGHLLLPSHRRSIEVQTPGVYRCQTRGALVSDPVHLSVSNDWLILQVPYAAVFEGDPLVLRCRGWYDKAVYKLHYYRDGQALRYFPSSANYTLAQARASDSGLYQCSGTMRIPVESAPMFSAKVAVTVQELFPAPVLKVAGRAEAGGVVVRCDTRVHPRKRAAPLQFSFYKYSRAVRRFDWGAEYTVPAPEVDELESHWCEAATASRSVRKRSAWLQLREPGSPTAAPGPQAAALAPGNRQLSFQKSLVSTSGLSVTSVPNATSVGLRVPTGRVASAAPAACAPRTPLEQSPGSLKPDLDQLLREMRLLKGLLSRVLLELRDPQAFPEREATLHTPLARSAEVPGAAETLQTPSARSAEVPGAAETSAAGS